The following are encoded in a window of Ensifer adhaerens genomic DNA:
- a CDS encoding alkylphosphonate utilization protein, translating to MSDQNDDYVYDDVTGEWRPASELAAEKARAAEVRDASGTVLADGDSVVLIKDLKVKGAGQTLKQGTVIKSIRLTDNPEEIDCRHEAIKGLVLRTEFVRKR from the coding sequence ATGAGCGACCAGAACGACGACTACGTGTACGACGATGTAACGGGTGAGTGGCGGCCAGCCTCCGAACTTGCTGCCGAGAAAGCAAGAGCCGCCGAGGTTCGCGATGCGTCAGGGACCGTCCTTGCAGATGGCGACTCAGTCGTTTTGATCAAGGATCTCAAGGTAAAGGGTGCCGGGCAAACGCTGAAGCAGGGAACGGTGATCAAGTCGATCCGGCTAACTGATAATCCTGAAGAAATCGATTGCCGCCATGAGGCGATCAAAGGTCTTGTTCTACGCACTGAGTTTGTTCGCAAACGCTAG
- a CDS encoding 3-hydroxyanthranilate 3,4-dioxygenase: MTKLKAFNLQKWIDEHKHLLKPPVGNQQIWKDADLMVTIVGGPNKRTDYHDDPVEEFFYQLKGDMVLKLYDGKEFYDVPIREGDIFLLPPHVRHSPQRPMVGSIGLVIEPTRPEGLLDAVEWYCFECTELVHRAEVDLESIVDDLPPIYQAFYADEKLRTCPKCGTVHPGKTPPEGWVTL, from the coding sequence ATGACGAAGCTCAAGGCGTTCAATCTGCAAAAGTGGATCGACGAGCACAAGCACCTGCTGAAGCCGCCGGTCGGCAACCAACAGATCTGGAAAGACGCCGACCTCATGGTGACGATAGTCGGTGGCCCCAACAAGCGCACCGACTATCACGACGATCCCGTCGAGGAGTTCTTCTACCAGCTAAAGGGCGACATGGTGCTGAAGCTCTATGACGGCAAGGAATTCTACGACGTGCCGATCCGGGAGGGCGACATCTTCCTGCTGCCGCCGCATGTGCGCCACTCGCCGCAGCGGCCGATGGTGGGATCGATCGGCCTTGTGATCGAGCCCACGCGGCCTGAGGGCCTGCTCGACGCTGTCGAATGGTACTGCTTCGAATGCACGGAGCTTGTGCACCGCGCGGAGGTAGACCTCGAATCCATCGTCGACGATCTGCCGCCGATCTATCAGGCCTTCTATGCGGACGAAAAGCTGCGCACGTGCCCGAAATGCGGAACCGTGCACCCCGGCAAGACCCCGCCCGAGGGCTGGGTGACGCTCTGA
- a CDS encoding diguanylate cyclase: MDDCPLVVVQRLAPELKTGSVSGPRFAFRRYSKVGAFRRADNRRVFAALNGIESFWLYRSPMLGGGFRSRALAVFLLLLMLTHLGVGSTHAGDSSNIRNSCWASGRISENVITIALAAERWSCDDRKFSIDSERVLLRFDLRPGDSPPRYFLSRRSALEAVHLLAIDQDGAVRQASVSAAALPSSMAGGYFKAPLPVVTDATRQVVVAIDLPSHRMTLERAYLAPVDVAVDSIDDMQLLTFVAGLAGMLAMLLIFNAAFYRILREPFVLWHSALTLSLLMTIMTSSSLSVVFFDPPAMTLSWMTTLLFGMTVASGAMFTYSFIEPGLMHPALRRLLPYCAASALFLSAFHAAFPFVARPIQLTAYTAAFAPILIIFILSMIDALRRGSRAAKFQAVGYTPMIAVGLIRLVTGVVPWFDSIDATLAFYAGCLFEALFTTLGVADRFVTMKRERDRARIEADLLERLSETDPLTGLLNRRAIEGQFAQLRADGFATLAVIDLDHFKSINDVNGHAVGDAVLKAVANAFQTGPDVRAYRLGGEEFVLLLRGNDAATLAERRRQAIPVIVASTVPGLERPVTASMGVADTFGDEGFEKLYERADKLLYEAKSAGRNRTRSTIKAETDLEIFVKEQAFAN, from the coding sequence ATGGATGATTGCCCGCTTGTCGTCGTCCAGCGCCTTGCGCCAGAATTGAAGACAGGAAGTGTGAGCGGGCCGCGGTTCGCGTTCAGGCGCTATAGCAAGGTCGGCGCCTTTCGCCGAGCCGATAACAGGCGCGTTTTTGCGGCGCTTAATGGTATCGAAAGCTTCTGGCTGTATCGAAGCCCTATGCTTGGGGGTGGGTTTCGAAGTCGTGCTTTGGCAGTATTTCTGCTTTTGTTGATGCTGACGCACCTCGGCGTTGGATCGACCCACGCTGGTGATTCCAGCAACATTCGCAATTCCTGCTGGGCATCCGGCCGCATCTCAGAGAACGTGATCACCATAGCTTTGGCAGCCGAGCGGTGGTCCTGTGATGACCGGAAATTCTCGATTGATTCCGAACGAGTGCTGCTTCGCTTCGATCTCAGGCCGGGCGATAGCCCTCCTCGATACTTTCTCTCCAGGCGGAGCGCACTTGAGGCGGTGCATCTCCTTGCAATCGACCAGGACGGCGCGGTGCGGCAAGCCTCCGTTTCTGCAGCAGCGTTGCCCAGCTCAATGGCCGGTGGGTATTTCAAGGCTCCCCTGCCTGTAGTGACAGATGCGACGCGGCAAGTCGTCGTCGCAATCGATTTGCCTAGCCATCGGATGACACTGGAGCGAGCATATCTGGCACCAGTGGATGTCGCAGTCGATAGCATCGACGATATGCAACTCCTGACGTTCGTCGCAGGCCTAGCTGGCATGCTCGCCATGCTTCTGATCTTCAATGCGGCGTTCTATCGGATCCTGCGCGAACCTTTTGTTCTCTGGCACTCGGCTTTGACGCTGTCGTTGCTGATGACCATTATGACCTCATCAAGTTTGTCAGTCGTATTTTTCGACCCGCCGGCGATGACTTTGAGCTGGATGACCACCTTGCTCTTCGGGATGACGGTCGCATCAGGAGCGATGTTTACGTACAGCTTCATCGAACCTGGACTGATGCATCCTGCACTACGGCGTCTGCTACCCTATTGTGCGGCATCGGCATTGTTCCTGAGTGCGTTTCACGCGGCATTCCCGTTCGTTGCGCGGCCAATACAATTGACCGCGTACACGGCTGCGTTTGCACCGATCCTCATCATTTTCATACTGTCGATGATCGACGCATTGCGCCGCGGGAGCCGCGCGGCAAAATTTCAGGCAGTCGGATACACGCCAATGATCGCGGTCGGCTTGATCCGTCTGGTGACGGGCGTCGTACCCTGGTTCGACAGCATCGACGCCACGCTCGCGTTTTATGCTGGCTGTCTATTCGAAGCCCTCTTTACCACGCTCGGCGTAGCTGATCGCTTCGTGACCATGAAGCGGGAGCGAGATCGCGCACGCATCGAAGCCGATCTGCTTGAACGGCTTTCCGAAACGGACCCATTGACGGGCTTGCTCAATCGTCGAGCTATTGAGGGACAGTTCGCGCAGCTTCGAGCTGATGGCTTTGCAACATTGGCGGTCATTGACCTTGATCATTTCAAGTCAATCAATGACGTAAACGGACATGCCGTTGGAGATGCCGTGCTCAAAGCTGTAGCCAATGCTTTCCAGACAGGGCCGGACGTGCGGGCATACCGTCTTGGCGGTGAAGAATTTGTACTTCTCTTGCGCGGCAATGATGCCGCCACCCTCGCCGAACGCCGGCGACAGGCAATTCCGGTAATTGTCGCCAGTACCGTTCCGGGTCTCGAGCGACCTGTAACCGCCAGCATGGGAGTGGCGGATACCTTCGGCGATGAAGGTTTCGAGAAACTCTATGAACGGGCCGACAAGCTCCTCTACGAAGCAAAGAGCGCGGGCCGAAATCGAACTCGGAGCACCATCAAGGCAGAGACGGATCTGGAAATCTTTGTGAAAGAACAGGCCTTCGCCAACTAG
- a CDS encoding NAD-dependent succinate-semialdehyde dehydrogenase, with product MAQDTHAQLYIGGKWRATSETLAVINPANEDVIGKVAVARETDLADATDAAWQGFQAWSRTSPAARAAIILKAAQLMRERSEEIARSITLENGKPLSEARSEVIRGCEFFEWDAGECVRLYGRVIPSAPGIRYIVLQEPIGPVAAFSPWNFPMSQPARKIGGALAAGCSIIMKASEETPTGVVHIARAFHDAGLPAGVLNLVFGHPAEISGYLIPQDRIRMVAFTGSTVIGKHLTTLASQVMKPALMELGGHAPVIVCEDADPVAAGIACATRKYRNSGQVCTSPTRFFVHETLYRRFTDAFVEKARSIKVGDGLDAGTQMGPVANDRRIAALQELVDDARAKGARILCGGGRLDGKGYFFAPTAIADLPDDARALSEEPFGPLALINPVASIDEALTKANALPFGLAAYGFTNSAANIDRLMQGIEAGNLSINTLEASVAETPFGGVKESGLGREGGAEGLHHYTVVKNVSLRTA from the coding sequence ATGGCTCAGGATACGCATGCTCAGCTCTATATCGGCGGCAAATGGAGGGCGACCTCTGAGACGCTCGCCGTCATCAACCCCGCCAATGAGGATGTCATCGGCAAGGTGGCGGTCGCCCGCGAGACGGATCTCGCCGACGCAACGGACGCTGCCTGGCAGGGCTTTCAGGCCTGGAGCCGGACATCGCCGGCTGCCCGCGCGGCGATCATCCTGAAGGCGGCCCAGCTTATGCGCGAGCGCTCAGAGGAGATCGCGCGTTCGATCACGCTCGAAAACGGCAAGCCGCTTTCCGAGGCGCGGTCCGAGGTCATTCGCGGTTGCGAATTCTTCGAATGGGACGCCGGCGAATGCGTGCGTCTCTACGGCCGGGTTATCCCGAGCGCGCCGGGCATCCGCTACATCGTGCTGCAGGAACCGATCGGCCCGGTCGCGGCGTTCTCGCCCTGGAACTTCCCGATGAGCCAGCCCGCCCGCAAGATCGGCGGCGCACTTGCGGCCGGCTGCTCCATCATCATGAAGGCGTCCGAGGAGACGCCAACCGGCGTCGTGCACATAGCGCGGGCGTTCCACGATGCAGGCCTTCCTGCCGGTGTACTCAACCTCGTCTTCGGCCACCCCGCCGAAATCTCAGGCTATCTCATCCCTCAGGACCGGATCCGCATGGTCGCCTTCACCGGCTCGACCGTCATCGGAAAGCACCTGACGACGCTCGCTTCGCAAGTGATGAAACCGGCGCTGATGGAACTTGGCGGCCACGCGCCCGTCATCGTCTGCGAGGATGCCGATCCGGTTGCGGCCGGCATTGCCTGCGCCACCCGCAAGTATCGCAATTCCGGCCAGGTCTGCACCTCGCCGACGCGCTTCTTCGTGCACGAAACGCTCTACAGGCGCTTCACCGACGCCTTCGTGGAGAAGGCGCGTTCGATCAAGGTCGGTGACGGCCTCGACGCAGGGACGCAGATGGGCCCGGTGGCCAACGATCGCCGCATCGCTGCCCTCCAGGAGCTTGTCGACGATGCACGCGCAAAGGGCGCCCGCATCCTGTGCGGCGGCGGACGTCTGGACGGCAAGGGCTACTTCTTCGCGCCGACCGCGATTGCCGATCTGCCGGATGATGCCCGCGCGCTCAGCGAAGAGCCCTTCGGCCCGCTCGCGCTGATCAATCCGGTTGCCTCGATCGACGAAGCGCTTACGAAAGCGAATGCGCTTCCGTTTGGTCTTGCCGCCTATGGCTTCACCAACTCGGCCGCCAACATCGACCGCCTGATGCAGGGCATCGAGGCCGGCAATCTTTCGATCAACACGCTCGAGGCCTCCGTCGCCGAAACGCCGTTCGGTGGCGTCAAGGAAAGCGGCCTTGGCCGCGAGGGTGGCGCGGAGGGCCTGCATCACTACACCGTCGTCAAGAACGTCTCGCTGCGCACCGCCTGA
- a CDS encoding dihydrodipicolinate synthase family protein produces the protein MKYQRKDAKAHSRATMRGIWAAANTPFTADGAIDEEGYRRNVEHWISDLGIDGLFIAGKQGEFFSMSVDERKRMFDLSVEAAGGRAQTIMSCSDQNMDVVIDLARHAQACGADYIVVHAPILHFFKQQDETLLRYYEAIASKVDIGMALWSHPDSGYLMSPELCNRLADIETVVAIKYSVPRAMYKALTALAGDRILVSTASEEEWLDNVLELGWQLYLCSSPPYTLQTKADRRMAEYTALAFAGKAEESRAVSASLQGVRDAFRKSKPAEKPHAHQKYWQELLGQVGGAVRQPLLELTDAEKRLTRAAFEECGLKLR, from the coding sequence ATGAAATACCAGCGTAAAGATGCAAAGGCCCATTCCCGTGCCACAATGCGCGGCATCTGGGCGGCGGCGAACACGCCGTTTACGGCCGATGGCGCCATCGACGAAGAGGGCTACCGCCGCAATGTCGAGCATTGGATTTCCGATCTCGGTATCGACGGCCTCTTCATTGCCGGCAAGCAGGGTGAGTTCTTCTCCATGTCGGTCGACGAGCGCAAGCGGATGTTCGATCTATCGGTGGAAGCGGCCGGAGGACGGGCGCAGACGATCATGTCCTGCTCCGACCAGAACATGGATGTGGTGATCGATCTTGCCCGTCATGCGCAGGCCTGCGGCGCCGACTACATCGTCGTGCATGCGCCGATCCTGCATTTCTTCAAGCAGCAGGACGAAACGCTGCTGCGCTACTATGAGGCCATCGCCTCAAAGGTGGATATCGGCATGGCGCTGTGGTCGCATCCCGACAGCGGCTATCTGATGAGCCCGGAACTGTGCAACCGGCTTGCCGACATCGAGACGGTGGTAGCGATCAAGTATTCGGTGCCGCGCGCCATGTACAAGGCGCTGACGGCGCTCGCCGGCGACCGCATCCTCGTCTCGACCGCTTCGGAAGAGGAATGGCTGGATAACGTCTTGGAACTCGGTTGGCAGCTTTATCTCTGCTCGTCGCCACCCTACACGCTCCAGACCAAGGCCGACCGGCGCATGGCCGAGTACACAGCACTCGCCTTTGCCGGAAAGGCCGAGGAGAGCCGCGCCGTCAGCGCGAGCCTGCAAGGGGTGCGTGACGCCTTCCGCAAGTCCAAGCCCGCGGAAAAGCCCCATGCGCACCAGAAGTACTGGCAGGAACTGCTTGGCCAAGTGGGGGGAGCCGTCCGCCAGCCACTGCTGGAGCTGACGGATGCGGAAAAGAGACTGACCAGAGCCGCCTTCGAGGAATGCGGCCTGAAACTGCGCTGA
- a CDS encoding LysR family transcriptional regulator: MLNLRQIKCFQAVVELGNFSRAAERLRTSQAGISHAIRDLEALLGARLFDRTTRRVELTEAGRVFAAAALPGLAEIERAVDAVHDLGQLRTGLVRIAAPPFLGATVLPRLLQEVAQSHPNLKLRIEDVVTDMIAPRVRSGLCDLGVGTFASDEDGLEIQRVLRDQLMVFAPEGHAICTKAEVAWSALSDQPIITLTRESNIRLLTEVGFESAGVPLRPSLEVHQINTALSLVEREAGVAILPTYAFTGLNGRKISARPLVEPSIARDVSVITARERTPSPATLAVRTLLRKVLRDMVPVVG; this comes from the coding sequence ATGCTCAATCTCCGTCAGATCAAGTGTTTTCAGGCCGTGGTCGAACTCGGCAACTTCTCCCGCGCCGCCGAACGCTTGCGCACCAGCCAGGCCGGCATCTCGCATGCGATCCGCGACCTCGAGGCGCTGCTCGGCGCGCGGCTCTTCGACCGCACGACCCGACGCGTCGAACTGACCGAGGCCGGTCGGGTCTTTGCGGCGGCCGCGCTGCCCGGCCTTGCGGAAATCGAGCGCGCCGTCGATGCGGTGCACGATCTCGGGCAACTGAGAACGGGCCTGGTGCGCATCGCCGCCCCGCCCTTCCTTGGCGCAACCGTGCTGCCGCGCCTGCTGCAGGAAGTCGCTCAAAGCCATCCGAACCTCAAACTCAGGATCGAGGACGTCGTGACGGACATGATCGCGCCCCGGGTGCGCAGTGGCCTCTGCGACCTCGGCGTCGGCACCTTTGCCAGCGACGAGGACGGCCTTGAGATCCAACGCGTGCTGCGCGACCAGCTGATGGTTTTTGCGCCCGAGGGCCACGCCATCTGCACGAAGGCCGAAGTGGCCTGGTCCGCGCTTTCCGACCAGCCGATCATCACGCTGACGCGCGAAAGCAATATCCGTCTTCTGACCGAGGTCGGCTTCGAAAGCGCCGGCGTGCCACTGCGCCCTTCTCTCGAAGTGCACCAGATCAACACGGCCCTTTCGCTCGTCGAGCGGGAGGCGGGGGTTGCCATCCTGCCGACCTATGCCTTTACCGGCCTCAACGGTCGGAAGATCTCAGCCCGCCCGTTGGTCGAGCCGTCGATTGCCCGCGATGTCTCTGTCATCACGGCGCGCGAACGCACGCCCTCCCCCGCGACGCTCGCGGTGCGCACACTGCTGCGCAAGGTGCTGCGCGACATGGTCCCGGTTGTCGGCTGA
- a CDS encoding transketolase: protein MTLTNRVSTEEIALGIRRRVFFHTMKNNGGYLSQACSAAESLALLYNELLTLGEPTLPKVPLPFRGVPSAHNPDAFTGAGYHGPVGPAFDRFFISPAHYALVIYSALIEMGRMDEHALDHFNKDGGSVEMIGAEHSPGMEVTTGSLAQGLSMASGVAWARLQKKEPGKVWVYMSDGEFQEGQTWECLAALSYHGIDNIRVVVDVNRQQCDGAMSSVLDLGDLAARVSAFGVTCRSVDGHDLEALRAAAGSAEPGKPLVILANTSPYQGMEFLKKRFPRLHYVRFKSAEERLEMQAALAAELGVDVEAMKGA, encoded by the coding sequence ATGACACTCACGAACCGGGTTTCAACGGAAGAGATCGCGCTCGGCATCCGCCGACGGGTGTTCTTCCACACGATGAAGAACAATGGCGGTTACCTCAGCCAGGCCTGCTCGGCTGCCGAAAGCCTTGCGCTGCTCTATAACGAGCTTCTGACGCTCGGCGAGCCGACGTTGCCGAAGGTGCCGCTGCCGTTTCGCGGTGTTCCTTCGGCGCACAATCCGGACGCCTTTACCGGCGCCGGCTATCACGGACCGGTTGGGCCGGCGTTCGACCGTTTCTTCATCTCGCCCGCCCACTATGCGCTCGTCATCTATTCGGCGCTGATCGAGATGGGGCGCATGGACGAGCACGCGCTCGATCACTTCAACAAGGACGGCGGTTCGGTCGAGATGATCGGCGCCGAGCACAGCCCCGGCATGGAAGTGACCACGGGCTCGCTGGCGCAGGGTCTCTCCATGGCCTCGGGCGTCGCCTGGGCGCGGCTGCAGAAGAAGGAGCCGGGCAAGGTCTGGGTCTACATGTCGGACGGCGAGTTCCAGGAAGGCCAGACCTGGGAATGCCTTGCGGCGCTGAGCTACCACGGCATCGACAACATCCGCGTCGTCGTCGACGTGAACCGCCAGCAGTGCGACGGTGCCATGTCGTCGGTGCTTGACCTTGGCGATCTCGCCGCCCGGGTGAGCGCCTTCGGCGTCACCTGCCGCTCGGTGGACGGGCACGACCTGGAAGCGCTCAGGGCTGCGGCCGGAAGCGCCGAGCCCGGCAAGCCGCTGGTCATCCTCGCCAACACCTCGCCCTACCAGGGCATGGAGTTCCTCAAAAAGCGTTTCCCGCGACTTCATTACGTTCGCTTCAAGAGCGCGGAAGAACGGCTTGAAATGCAGGCCGCACTTGCGGCCGAACTCGGCGTCGACGTCGAAGCTATGAAAGGGGCCTGA
- a CDS encoding aspartate dehydrogenase codes for MSKVEAICLVGWGAIGQRVAALLKARGANARIVGIAVRDPREIEATMPEGAVHVAGPEALTATGATLVVEAASRESVQPFARAALAAGMDFAVSSTSALVDATVLDELVELARRNGCKLIIPPGALGGIDALSAASRLGLDSVEHIITKPARAWFGTPAEECCRLGELQEAEAFFAGSAAEAATAFPQNANVAATISLAGIGMEHTRVQLVADPKAVENTHSIIARGAFGTLEIRLQNRPLATNPKSSEMTALNLVRLIENRTSALVL; via the coding sequence ATGTCGAAAGTCGAAGCCATCTGCCTCGTGGGCTGGGGCGCCATCGGACAGCGGGTGGCAGCACTTCTTAAGGCGCGGGGCGCGAACGCCCGGATTGTCGGGATCGCCGTGCGCGATCCCAGGGAAATCGAAGCGACCATGCCGGAAGGGGCGGTTCATGTTGCCGGTCCAGAAGCGCTGACGGCGACCGGCGCGACGTTGGTCGTCGAGGCGGCGAGCCGCGAAAGCGTCCAGCCCTTCGCCCGGGCGGCATTGGCGGCGGGCATGGATTTCGCGGTGTCCTCGACCTCGGCCCTGGTGGATGCCACCGTGCTCGACGAACTCGTGGAACTTGCGCGGCGCAACGGTTGCAAGCTTATCATACCGCCGGGCGCTCTCGGCGGCATCGATGCGCTCTCGGCGGCCTCACGGTTGGGGCTGGACAGCGTGGAGCACATCATCACCAAGCCCGCGAGGGCCTGGTTTGGGACGCCCGCCGAAGAGTGCTGTCGCCTAGGCGAACTTCAGGAAGCGGAAGCTTTCTTTGCAGGATCGGCCGCTGAGGCGGCGACGGCCTTTCCGCAAAATGCCAATGTGGCGGCGACCATCTCCCTTGCCGGCATCGGTATGGAACATACGCGTGTGCAGCTCGTCGCCGATCCCAAAGCAGTGGAAAACACGCACAGCATTATCGCCCGCGGCGCCTTCGGCACACTCGAAATCCGCCTTCAGAACCGCCCGCTCGCAACCAATCCGAAATCCTCGGAGATGACGGCACTGAACCTCGTTCGCCTGATCGAGAACAGGACAAGCGCGCTTGTCCTTTAG
- a CDS encoding transketolase family protein, with product MVEIVNRPYAKAFETFATARPEVLCLSADLTSSCEVDGFRDRHPQQFLSLGMAEQNMLSFAGGLAMEGYRPFIHTFSVFLYRRPYDQLINSIAYSNRKVRLMGFLPGITTPGGITHQAIEDIAVLRAVPNMTILETGDATEVETVLEVADSIDGPVYVRVLRGEVPRLFSTPFAFNKLRVLSEGDDILVVSSGVCTEEALRATQPLQARGIGITHLHASTLKPFDREGLLKAARGKRGIVTLENHTIVGGLGSLVAEILAEEGLGIRLKRLGLNDTFAHGASKPYLMKKYGLDAGALVGAISELVGKPLEIGEDELTEVRIDHVHSAQKAEAL from the coding sequence ATGGTCGAGATCGTCAATCGTCCCTACGCCAAGGCATTCGAGACCTTCGCGACCGCGCGACCCGAAGTCCTCTGCCTTTCCGCCGACCTGACCTCGTCCTGCGAGGTCGACGGCTTCCGCGACCGGCATCCGCAGCAGTTCCTCTCGCTCGGCATGGCCGAGCAGAATATGTTGTCCTTTGCCGGCGGGCTGGCGATGGAAGGCTACCGGCCGTTCATTCACACCTTCTCGGTCTTCCTCTATCGCCGCCCCTATGATCAGTTGATCAACTCCATCGCCTATTCCAATCGCAAGGTGCGACTGATGGGCTTCCTGCCCGGTATCACCACGCCCGGCGGCATCACCCACCAGGCGATCGAGGACATTGCCGTTCTGCGCGCTGTACCGAACATGACGATCCTCGAGACCGGTGACGCGACCGAGGTGGAGACCGTACTCGAAGTGGCCGACAGCATCGATGGCCCCGTCTATGTGCGCGTGCTTCGCGGCGAGGTCCCGCGTCTCTTCTCCACGCCTTTCGCGTTCAACAAGCTGCGGGTTCTGTCCGAGGGCGACGACATTCTCGTCGTTTCCTCAGGCGTCTGCACCGAGGAAGCACTGCGCGCCACCCAACCGCTTCAGGCACGCGGCATCGGCATCACCCATCTGCACGCCTCGACCCTGAAACCCTTCGATCGCGAAGGCCTTTTGAAGGCCGCGCGGGGCAAGAGGGGGATCGTCACGCTGGAAAACCACACCATCGTCGGTGGCCTCGGCTCGCTCGTTGCGGAAATTCTGGCCGAAGAAGGTCTTGGCATCCGCCTGAAGCGGCTGGGCCTCAATGACACCTTCGCCCATGGTGCGTCCAAGCCCTACCTCATGAAAAAGTATGGCCTCGACGCCGGCGCGCTCGTTGGCGCCATCAGCGAGTTGGTCGGCAAGCCGCTGGAGATCGGCGAGGACGAATTGACGGAGGTCCGCATCGACCACGTGCATTCGGCTCAGAAGGCGGAGGCGCTCTAG
- a CDS encoding RuBisCO large subunit C-terminal-like domain-containing protein, which translates to MAPRFTVTYYVRAADADEAKARALDIALEQTVEIPRGAVPKGYVEDEILGKLEDLKPDPAGRPGFLASISYSDDDVGGDFLQLLNVIFGNSSIKPGLKVEDIGLSPGILGLCTGPRHGIAGLRARAGVGEGPLLMSAIKPVGLSTSELASRAHDFALGGMHFVKDDHGLVDQVTSPFAERLKACIEAVGEANAKTGGRTSFVPNVTGPASAVLDRAKEAQAAGAGAVMLAPALTGYDVVRTLAADPDFTLPIVSHPAFSGANVVSADCGFSHRSFFGTLHRLMGADAVIYPNFGGRFGFTREECLSIARACAADMRGPKAIVAAPGGGMTFERVPEMREAYGNDVMYLIGGALLQQPNLVDACRRLVAAVHS; encoded by the coding sequence GTGGCTCCGCGTTTCACCGTCACCTACTACGTGCGTGCCGCTGACGCCGACGAGGCTAAGGCGCGCGCACTCGATATCGCTCTGGAGCAGACCGTCGAAATTCCGCGCGGCGCCGTTCCCAAGGGCTACGTCGAGGATGAAATCCTCGGCAAGCTGGAAGACCTGAAGCCGGATCCGGCCGGCCGGCCGGGTTTTCTCGCCTCGATCTCCTATTCCGACGACGATGTTGGCGGCGACTTTCTGCAGCTCTTAAACGTCATCTTCGGTAACAGCTCCATCAAGCCCGGCCTGAAGGTCGAGGATATCGGTCTTTCGCCGGGTATCCTTGGGCTTTGCACAGGACCCCGCCACGGCATTGCCGGGCTTCGCGCCCGCGCCGGCGTGGGCGAAGGCCCTCTGTTGATGTCGGCGATCAAGCCCGTCGGGCTTTCGACATCCGAGCTTGCGAGCCGCGCCCATGATTTCGCGCTTGGCGGCATGCACTTCGTCAAGGACGACCATGGTCTCGTCGATCAGGTGACGTCGCCTTTTGCCGAACGCTTGAAGGCCTGCATCGAGGCCGTCGGCGAGGCCAATGCCAAAACCGGCGGCAGGACAAGCTTCGTGCCGAATGTCACCGGGCCGGCTTCGGCCGTGCTTGACCGGGCGAAGGAAGCGCAGGCCGCCGGTGCGGGCGCCGTGATGCTGGCCCCGGCATTGACCGGCTATGATGTCGTGCGCACACTTGCGGCCGATCCCGATTTCACCTTGCCGATCGTTTCGCACCCGGCCTTCTCCGGCGCAAATGTGGTCTCTGCCGATTGCGGCTTCTCGCACCGTTCGTTCTTCGGCACGCTGCATCGCCTGATGGGCGCGGATGCGGTGATCTACCCGAACTTCGGAGGCCGCTTCGGTTTTACGCGAGAGGAATGCCTGTCGATTGCTCGGGCCTGCGCGGCCGACATGAGGGGGCCGAAGGCGATCGTCGCTGCACCCGGTGGCGGCATGACCTTCGAGCGCGTTCCCGAGATGCGTGAGGCCTACGGCAACGACGTCATGTATCTGATCGGCGGCGCCCTGCTTCAGCAACCGAACCTCGTGGACGCCTGCCGCCGCCTGGTCGCCGCGGTCCATAGCTAG